GCCTACGTGTTGACGCGCCCGCTCGGAGCGGTGGTGGAGAACGCGGTGGAAAAGCCCGTCACACAGGGCGGACTTGGAGCAGGAACCACGGTCACCTCATCCGCGCTGCTCGCTGTCTTGGCCATTCTGGTGGGCCGGCAGATGCTCACCGACCGCCGACAGACCCGCACGGTGGATACCCTCTCCCCTACCGACAGCCACGATCTCCAGCCCGTCGACCCATCAACGGCAACCTTGTCGGCTGACTACGCGGGCAAACCTAGCCGCCACAGGCCGAAGGGGAGTGGTCGGGCCGATCGCCGAGCTGAGTGGGGCTGAGGCTGGCACATGAGGGCGGCGCCGAGCCTGTCCGAGATCTCTCTGGTGCCTTCCGCGTAGCCCGCTCGCCGTGAACACGGCGTGCCCGGCCGCCGTAAATCGTAGAACCGGAGGCGTTCCGGTGCCATGACGATCCTTGGCCTCCTCCGCCTCCGGCGCGGGTGAGGTTGACAGGTAAAGCACGCCGGGCGCACTGACGCAAGATCCGTGGTGCGCACCCCCGTTCAGATCGACCTTGTCAGGGTCGAACGGAGATCCCCCCACAAGTACAGGAGCACCCTTTTGACGTCGACGAAGTCTGTGATGAAGAAGCTGCCCGAGGTCACGCTGGCGTTCTGGATCATGAAGATCGCCGCGACGACCCTGGGTGAGACGGCGGGCGACCTGTTCTCCCAGACGCTCAAAATCGGCTATTTCCTCACCACGATCGCCCTGTTCCTGATCTTCGTGGTGACGCTGGTGGTGCAGCTGCGATCCGCGCGCTACAACCCGTTCTTCTACTGGACCGTGATCCTGTCGACCAGCATGGCCGGCACCACGATGTCCGACTTCATGAACCGCGACGCCAGCGACAAGTACCTCTCGGGCGGCGCCACTTCACTGGGCTGGGGCCCGCAGGGCCTCGGCCTCGGCTACCCGGAGGGAGCCGCGATCCTCGTCTCCATCCTCCTGGCGATCTTCGTCGCCTGGAGGATCAGCGGGATGACGTTCCAGATCCGCGACATCGTCACCTTCAAGGGCGAGGCCCTGTTCTGGGCGGCGATCCTCGTCTCCAACACCCTCGGTACCTCGATGGGTGACTTCCTGTCCGACAGCTCCGGACTCGGCTACCTGGGTGGTGCGGCGCTGGTGTCCAGCGTGCTGGTCGTGCTGGTCGTCCTGATGAAGGCGCCCGCCGTCCCGAACGTCCTCCTGTTCTGGATCGCCTTCGTCCTCACCCGCCCCCTCGGCGCCACCGCCGGCGACTTCCTCACCAAGCCGGTCGCCAAGGGCGGACTGAACCTCGGCACCGCGGGCTCCTCGGCCGTGCTGCTCGCCGTCCTGCTCGGCCTGATGGCCTACGCGCACATCCAGGAGCGCAAGGCCGTCACACCGAGCCTTGAGACGGTCGGCCCGGAGGCCGCAGCGGCCCGCCAGGAAGCAAGTCCTCGGTAAGCACTGGTCGGGGCGCGAATCCTCGCCCAGGGGGCCGGAAGTTCACGGATACGAATTCCGCGATCTGGCGGAGAAACGGCCAGGGAGCGCCTCCTCACTACGGGTAGGTGACCCTGGCTCGTTGCGTGATGCCCCTTGGACGTCACGCTGCGGGATGACCATTACATGAGTCTGAGACCAGAGGTCCTGCGCCGATCGGTGGCTTCTGCGGTAAACCGCGCAGAACTGTCCACGGCGCTGAATCGGCCCAGTCTTCGGTGTGGTTCAGCCGCAGATGGACACCCACATCCAGATCGGCCCCACCGGCAAGAAGCTCCTGCCGCTGACGGTCAAGAACGCGGGTCCGGCGCCGGCTGCGAGCGGGCACGCGCACTGAGACGAGTGCGGTCGAGCCCCCTTCCCTGCCGGGAAGGGGGCTCCGTACTGCTGGGAGCCGGGCTGTCCAGTCTGGGTTGTCTTTTCACCGGGCTGTGGGTCGGCTGCGGATGCCTCCCTGCCCCAGGGTTTCAGCGTCGAAGCAGAAGCATCCGGGAGCCGGAGACTGCGACAAGCATCGCGGCGAGGGTGACCAGGCCGACGAGCACGGTGACCGTGGGCCAGACCCTGAGCGCGCCGGCGGTGAGGAGCGGCGGGATGGTCATGCCGGCGTAGGCGATGAGGAAGATGCCGGCGAGCGCCTCGCCTCGACGCTCGGCGTCCGCGACCGCGGCGACGGTGCCGAGGGCGGCTCGGAACAGGATGCCGATCCCTGCGCCCGCGACCCCGCCGCCGATGAGGAAGAGCGGAAGTGAGGCGACGAGGGCGGCGACGCCGATGGTCACGAGCCCGAGCGTGGCGAGTGCGATGGCGAGCCCGATCTGAGGGCGCGTCGCCAGCCGCACGGTGAGGATCTGCGCGAGGGCTGCGGCCATGAAGACGACGAAGGGCGCCAGACCGGCGAGCAGGTGCGAACGCAGCCCGAGGAGACCGACGAGGAAGGTCGAGGACAGTCCCATGAAGGTGCCGAACACTGCGAACGCCCCGAACGCCGCCGCTCCGGCCGCCCAGAACGCGCCCCTGCCCGCCGCCGGCACCGCGACGCGCTGCGGCCGGTAGGCGGGGCGCTCCTCACGGCGCTCGATCGTCTCGGGAACGAGGGCGACCAGGATCCCTTCGACGACCAGGACGATGGCGAAGGCCACGTAGGGGGTGATGAGGGGTCGCGTGGACCAGGTCGCGACGAGCCCGCCGATCAGCGGGCCGAGGCCGATGCCGCCGAGGTTCGCGAAGGCCGACACGAGGGCGACGCGACCTTTGGCGTGGTGGGCCGCTGCACCGAGCTCGGAGAGGTGCGCGGTCGCCGTGGCGGTGAGGATGCCGATGCCGAGTCCGCTGACGAAGCGGGCGGCGATGAGGCCGGCGACGTCGTTCCGGACGAGGAAGAGGATCGCGGCCACCAGGTTGACGAGCAGCGAGCCGAGGATCACGCGTCGGCGTCCCAGCCAGTCGGAGACATGGCCCGCGAGATACAGGCTCAGCATGACCCCGACCGCGTATGCGCCGAAGATGACGGTGAGGACGATCGTCGGGAAGCCGTCGCGCTGCTGGTAGATCGCGTAGAGGGGCGTCGGGACGGCGCAGAACGCGAGCTCGGTGCCGAAGGCGAGCGCGATGATCCAGAACCCCGCCCCGTGCGGAAGTCGTTCGGTGGCCGGAGTCCGGGCCGGAGCAGCAGTTGTCGTCATTCCTCCATGCTCGACACCTCATGTCATCGCGTCCAACGCATACACTTGGTCACAGTTATCGACGCGACCGATGGTGCCGGGAGGCGGAGAGATGGAGACCCGACTGGTCGAGTACGCGATCGCGGTCGCCGACGAGCTGAGCTTCACCCGTGCCGCGCAACGCGTCTACGCAGCACAGTCGACCGTCTCCGCCGGCGTTCGGGCGCTGGAACGGGAACTCGGCACCGTGCTCTTCGAACGAGACCAGCGAGGGGTGCGGATCACCGCCGCCGGAGAGGCGGTGCTGCCCGCGCTTCGCGCGCTCGCCGACGCCGAGGCGCGCGCCCGCACCGCAGCCGACCCGCGAGGCGAACTGCGGGGCGAGCTGCGCATCGGGGTGTTCTCCAGCGTGAGCTACCTCGCGATCCCACGCGTCATCGGCGCCTTTCACCGCGAACACCCGCTCGTCGACCTCCGGCTGCGCGCGTCTTCGTCCGGCTCGGCGGAGCTCGCCGACGCCGTGCGGCGGGGGCGGCTCGATCTCAGCTTGTACGGGCTCCCGGCGGCCACCGCGGGCCCAGGCCTCACAGTGCACCGGCTCGCCACGACGCCCTACGCGGTCGTCCTCCCGGCCGGCCATGAACTCGCGTCACGCGCGGGACTGACGCTGACGGACCTCGCGAATGAGCGCTTCGTGGACGCGCCTGTCGGTTTCGGCAACCGGGACGTCCTCGACGCCGCGCTCGGCGCACGCGGGGTGGTGCGCGACGTCGCGGTGGAGGCGACCGAGACCAGCTCGATCCCGGTCTTCGTCGCCAACGGCCTCGGCATCGCGCTGCTTCCCGAACTGCTGGTCCCGCCAAGCGAGGACATCGCGGTCGTCCCTCTGAACGAGGACATCACCTGGGAGTTCAACGTCGTGACACGGACCTCGACCGGCGAAGCCACCGCGGCTCTGCTCGAGCAGTTGCTCGCGGCGTACTGACCCTTGCTCCCGGTGCGTTCAGGTCATCCGCCGGCGCCTCGGTCCCCCTCGGTCGAGTGCCCCGCTCGCCTCAGTGCGCGTGGCCGCTCGGTGTGAGCGGAGCGGTCGTCGTCCCCCCGCCGCGGAGGTTCGGCGCACCGCTGTTGCGGAGGGTGGCGGGTGGGGTTGGAATCAAGTGTGAGGGTCTTCGGCAGCGACGTGTCCGTCGGCCGCCCCGCCCCCGGCACAGGGGCGGGCCGCAAGGGGCTCAAGAGCGATGCGCTCGGCCTGTTCTCCTCGGTGGCCATGGGCCTCGCCTCCACCGCGCCGGCGTACAGCCTGGCCGCCACGCTGGGCATCATCGTGGCCGGGGTCGGACTGCAGGCCCCGATCGTCACCATGCTGGCGTTCGTCCCGATGCTGCTGGTCGCGTACGCCTTCCGGGAGCTCAACGCCAGCAACGCCGACTGCGGCACCACCTTCACCTGGGCCACCCGGGCCTTCGGGCCGCGCGTCGGATGGATGGGCGGCTGGGGCCTCATCGTCGCCAACGTCCTCGTCATGGCGAACCTCGCCGAGGTCGCCGCCGCCTACGGCTTCCGGCTGGTGGGCCTGGACGGCCTGGCGGACGACCGGCTGTGGACCACCGTGGTGGGCGTCGGCTGGATCGTCGTGCTGACCGCGGTCTGCTACGTCGGCATCGAGTTCTCGGCGGCCGTCCAGCGCTGGCTGCTGTGCCTCGAGGTCGCGGTGCTGGTCCTGTTCGCGCTGGCCGCGCTGGTCAGGGTCTACACCGACCCGCCGCCCACGGCGATCCATGTGTCGGCCTCCTGGTTCAACCCGTTCGACGTGTCCTCGGCGAAGGCCCTGACCTCGGGCCTGCTCGCGGGCGTCTTCATCTACTGGGGCTGGGACACCGCGTTCTCGGTGAACGAGGAGACCGTCGACAGCACCCGCATCCCCGGGCGCGCCGCGATCCTGGCCACGGTGCTGCTGCTGGTCATCTACGGGCTGGTGTCCACCTCGGCGCAGGCGTTCGCGGGAATCGGCACCTCCGGCATCGGGCTCCGCAACGGGCGAAACTCCGACGATGTGCTCTCCGTACTGGGCCAGGCCGTGTTCGGCAGCCAGGGCGTCGGCCTGCTGCTGTCGCGGCTGCTGATCCTGATGGTGCTGACCTCGGCGCTGGCCTCCGCCGTGACCACCATCCTGCCGCTGGCCAGGACCGTCTTCTCCATGGCGGTCCACAAGGCCGTCCCGGCCCGGTTCGCCCGGGTCCACCGCAGGTTCCTCACCCCGACCTGGGGGACCCTGGGCATGGGGGTGGCCTCGCTCGCCCTGTACGTCCTGATGGCCCTGCTCAGCCGGAACGTGATGGCCGACACGATCGAGTCGGTCGGTCTCGCGATCGCCTTCCAGTACGGGGTGACCGGGTTCGCCTGCGTCTGGTACCACCGCAAGGCCCTCGCCGAGAACGCCGGAAACCTGGTCTTCAAGGGCGTCCTGCCGGGCCTCGGCGGGCTGGTCATGGCCCTGCTCTTCGTCTACGCCACCTTCGTGGTCTACGCCAACCCCCAGTACGGCGAGACCATCATCGACGTGCCGTTGATCGGCCGGACCGGCGGGGTCACCGTGCTGGGTCTGGGCGCCCTGCTGATCGGTCTCCTGCTGACGCCGGTGGTCACCCGCGGCCACGGCGTCGCCCTCAAACTCCAGCGGAACCTGCTGCCGCGCCGTCTGCCGCAGCACGCCGCCGTGGACGCGTCCAGCCGCTACCTGCCCGCCGACAACGGCTCCGGGGTGGGCGGCGACTGGTACGACGTCATCCCGCTGTCGGGCACCCGGGTGGGCCTGGTCGTCGGCGACGTACTCGGTCACGGACTGCGGGCCGCGGCCACCATGGGACGCCTGCGTACGGGGGTGCGCGTCCTGGCCCGGCTCGACCTGAGCCCGGACGAGCTCCTGTCCCGGCTCGCCGACCTGGTCGAGGAGAGCGCGTGCGAGGGCGGGCACCGCCGCGGCCCGGGCCGGCCGCGGCCGCACACCGACGAGGCGCTCGGCGTGAGCTGCCTGTACGCGGTCTACGACCCCGTCTCGGGGCAGTGCAGCCTGGCGCGGGCCGGTGACCTGGCGCCGATGGTGGTCGACCCGCGCACGGGCCTGGTGCACCGTCCGCGGGTGCCGCCCGGACCGGCGCTGGGCGTCGGCGGCCTGCCGTACCAGAGCACGGAACTGGAACTCGCGCCGGGCAGTCTGCTCGCCTTCTTCACGGACGGCTTCCTGCAGACGGCCCCCGACCGGGAGGCCGGGCTCGCCCAGCTGGCGCGCGTCCTCACCGGCGCCCGGGGATCCCTGGACGCGCTGTGCGACAGGGCGGTGGCCGACCTGCTGCCCGGACCGGTCGACGTGGACGCCACGCTGCTCCTGGTCCGTGCCCGCATGCTCGACCGCACCCAGTTCGCCGAGTGGTCGGTGCTCCCCGACCCGGCGGCGGTGGCCACCGTCCGTACCGCCGTCGGCAAGCAGCTCAGCGACTGGGACCTGCACGACCTGGCGTTCACCAGCGAGCTCATCGTCAGCGAACTGGTCACCAACGCCATCCGGTACGTCGGCGGTCCGATCCGGGTACGCCTGATCCGCGACCGGGCCCTGATCTGCGAGGTGTCCGACACCGGCCACACCTCGCCCAATCTGCGGCACGCGGCGAGCGAGGACGAGGGAGGGCGGGGCCTGTTCATCATCGCCCAGATGACCCACCGCTGGGGCACCCGGTACACGCCCACGGGCAAGACGATCTGGACCGAGCAGGACATGCCGTGACACCGGCCGGCACCGGACGTCCACCGGGTTCCCGACCATGGCCGTCGCCCGGTGCGCCCGCGGACT
This genomic interval from Streptomyces sp. NBC_00557 contains the following:
- a CDS encoding COG4705 family protein, with the translated sequence MKKLPEVTLAFWIMKIAATTLGETAGDLFSQTLKIGYFLTTIALFLIFVVTLVVQLRSARYNPFFYWTVILSTSMAGTTMSDFMNRDASDKYLSGGATSLGWGPQGLGLGYPEGAAILVSILLAIFVAWRISGMTFQIRDIVTFKGEALFWAAILVSNTLGTSMGDFLSDSSGLGYLGGAALVSSVLVVLVVLMKAPAVPNVLLFWIAFVLTRPLGATAGDFLTKPVAKGGLNLGTAGSSAVLLAVLLGLMAYAHIQERKAVTPSLETVGPEAAAARQEASPR
- a CDS encoding MFS transporter, whose product is MTTTAAPARTPATERLPHGAGFWIIALAFGTELAFCAVPTPLYAIYQQRDGFPTIVLTVIFGAYAVGVMLSLYLAGHVSDWLGRRRVILGSLLVNLVAAILFLVRNDVAGLIAARFVSGLGIGILTATATAHLSELGAAAHHAKGRVALVSAFANLGGIGLGPLIGGLVATWSTRPLITPYVAFAIVLVVEGILVALVPETIERREERPAYRPQRVAVPAAGRGAFWAAGAAAFGAFAVFGTFMGLSSTFLVGLLGLRSHLLAGLAPFVVFMAAALAQILTVRLATRPQIGLAIALATLGLVTIGVAALVASLPLFLIGGGVAGAGIGILFRAALGTVAAVADAERRGEALAGIFLIAYAGMTIPPLLTAGALRVWPTVTVLVGLVTLAAMLVAVSGSRMLLLRR
- a CDS encoding LysR family transcriptional regulator translates to METRLVEYAIAVADELSFTRAAQRVYAAQSTVSAGVRALERELGTVLFERDQRGVRITAAGEAVLPALRALADAEARARTAADPRGELRGELRIGVFSSVSYLAIPRVIGAFHREHPLVDLRLRASSSGSAELADAVRRGRLDLSLYGLPAATAGPGLTVHRLATTPYAVVLPAGHELASRAGLTLTDLANERFVDAPVGFGNRDVLDAALGARGVVRDVAVEATETSSIPVFVANGLGIALLPELLVPPSEDIAVVPLNEDITWEFNVVTRTSTGEATAALLEQLLAAY
- a CDS encoding amino acid permease; translated protein: MRVFGSDVSVGRPAPGTGAGRKGLKSDALGLFSSVAMGLASTAPAYSLAATLGIIVAGVGLQAPIVTMLAFVPMLLVAYAFRELNASNADCGTTFTWATRAFGPRVGWMGGWGLIVANVLVMANLAEVAAAYGFRLVGLDGLADDRLWTTVVGVGWIVVLTAVCYVGIEFSAAVQRWLLCLEVAVLVLFALAALVRVYTDPPPTAIHVSASWFNPFDVSSAKALTSGLLAGVFIYWGWDTAFSVNEETVDSTRIPGRAAILATVLLLVIYGLVSTSAQAFAGIGTSGIGLRNGRNSDDVLSVLGQAVFGSQGVGLLLSRLLILMVLTSALASAVTTILPLARTVFSMAVHKAVPARFARVHRRFLTPTWGTLGMGVASLALYVLMALLSRNVMADTIESVGLAIAFQYGVTGFACVWYHRKALAENAGNLVFKGVLPGLGGLVMALLFVYATFVVYANPQYGETIIDVPLIGRTGGVTVLGLGALLIGLLLTPVVTRGHGVALKLQRNLLPRRLPQHAAVDASSRYLPADNGSGVGGDWYDVIPLSGTRVGLVVGDVLGHGLRAAATMGRLRTGVRVLARLDLSPDELLSRLADLVEESACEGGHRRGPGRPRPHTDEALGVSCLYAVYDPVSGQCSLARAGDLAPMVVDPRTGLVHRPRVPPGPALGVGGLPYQSTELELAPGSLLAFFTDGFLQTAPDREAGLAQLARVLTGARGSLDALCDRAVADLLPGPVDVDATLLLVRARMLDRTQFAEWSVLPDPAAVATVRTAVGKQLSDWDLHDLAFTSELIVSELVTNAIRYVGGPIRVRLIRDRALICEVSDTGHTSPNLRHAASEDEGGRGLFIIAQMTHRWGTRYTPTGKTIWTEQDMP